One stretch of Oncorhynchus tshawytscha isolate Ot180627B linkage group LG19, Otsh_v2.0, whole genome shotgun sequence DNA includes these proteins:
- the si:ch211-256a21.4 gene encoding uncharacterized protein si:ch211-256a21.4 yields the protein MKVLEVGDSVSQFRLAESCVGLAGCLCVVYSVWTPRWLNDQGLWSIGNNSTNTDSDGDQTGDIIFNALEAEQVFGVLSFLMAVNSGALCLVFALCWTSQTVRSYSNTRSLLMAGQALYPTVLLLLTLGPTGFFFLLSWSLFTYQHRVEISDDFTCLGSSFWLGTLGWALLLVALPVVFLVEQCVVPDILPDLMKAADGWRGASQVPYAQCSFIVSHQRCHEDQSDEDIARGLRRYMSVP from the exons ATGAAGGTGTTAGAGGTGGGAGACTCAGTGAGTCAGTTCAGGTTGGCTGAGTCATGTGTGGGGCTGGCAGGGTGTCTGTGCGTGGTCTACTCTGTTTGGACCCCTCGCTGGCTCAATGACCAGGGACTGTGGTCTATAGGCAACAACagcaccaacacagacagtgatGGTGACCAGACTGGGGACATCATCTTTAACG ccCTGGAGGCAGAGCAAGTGTTTGGGGTGCTGTCATTCCTCATGGCTGTGAATTCAGGGGCTCTGTGCCTCGTGTTCGCCCTCTGCTGGACATCCCAGACAGTGCGCTCTTACTCCAACACCCGCTCCCTCCTCATGGCAGGCCAGGCCCTCTACCCCACCGTCTTGCTGCTCCTCACTCTGGGACCCACAG gattcttcttccTCCTCAGCTGGTCCCTCTTCACCTACCAGCACCGGGTGGAGATCAGCGATGACTTCACATGCCTGGGCTCCTCCTTTTGGCTGGGTACCCTGGGCTGGGCCCTGCTATTGGTTGCTCTGCCTGTGGTCTTCCTGGTGGAGCAGTGTGTGGTCCCGGACATCCTGCCAGATCTCATGAAGGCTGCCGATGGGTGGCGGGGCGCCTCCCAGGTACCGTACGCCCAGTGCTCGTTTATCGTGAGTCACCAGCGTTGTCATGAAGACCAGAGTGATGAAGACATTGCGAGAGGGCTGAGGAGGTACATGTCTGTACCctga